The window AATTGGGGGGAAAATCGGATTCTCAAGGGAATCGAGATATGAAAAGCGCACAAGTTCCGAGCAGTAATAGTCATCGTTTTCCTCATCAAATGCATAGTCATATGGTCTGCCCAGTTGATTTGCGGCCCGCTCAACGGCGCGAGGTACAAGGTATTGATATTCGGGCTTTAACCTCCCCACTGCGATCAGTGGTTTCCCTTCCACTTTTTCTGCCTTCTGCATAAATTCGTATAAAAGTGTCTGGATAACTCCTCCCGAAGGGGTAGCCTCAATAACGTAAACATCTTTTTCTACAAATCTTACAATCCCAACGTGAGAGTAGGGTATGTCGCCTTTTTTCGATGTGCTGCCCTTGATGGCCTTGGTCTGCTCCGATTGGCTTTTACCAACTACAAAAAGCAGATCACCCTCTTTCAGTTCCGAGAAGTTGCTTGAGGTATTACATGAGTGGGACAGTAGAGCCAGAGAGCAGAAAAATAGAATAATTGATCTCGTTGAAAGCATCTTTATGAATGAATTAAGTCTCGCAATGATATCTTGTTGTTGCAGTACACGGTGCGACTGCGACAAGGGATGGTTGCGAGAGATGAAAAAATCAGGGTGCAAATATAGGGGAATGTCGTCTTTACACAAAACAGATGGCTGGGATTAAAGCAAATATTTCAAAAAGACGGAAGGGGTCAACCGATTAAAATGTTGAACATTAGTTTATTAGTATTCTCTTTTTTTGTTGTTTTTGCAAAAAAGAACTTTCATCAACTTTATAAATCTTAATTTTTTTGTAACCTGGAATGATCACTTTCTTGGTTTTAGAATCGTAACTTTGTGACTCAAACCGCAAAATATACGGACTGACCGGCAATATAAAGGGGCAGAATTCTGGTTGTTGACGACGAAAAGGATATTTGCGACATATTGCAGTTCAATCTGGAGAATGAGGGGTGTGAGGTGGATCTTGCCAATTCGGCGGAAGAGGCGCTCTTGTCTCTATCTCTTCAGACGGGCTGCAAAAGTTAAATAAACAAAACTGTTTTGTAATTTAAACCAATTCTAAATAACTTTGCGGCAAAATCACAGCTTCCTGTTTACGATCAACTCGCTTTATTGACGATAAAAAAAAGAGATATGATAAACAATTGTCAATCAAGAGATGTTATTGTAACTGATCTGTATTGGTTTTACAGTGTGGGTTGATCCAACAACACAACAGAACATATATATTATGGCAAAAACAAAAAAATCAACAGCTAAACAAGAGATTCCCAAGGAGAAATTGCTGCACATGTACAAGTTGATGTGCGATATCCGTAACTTCGATGAGAAGGTCAATTACATGGTCAAGCGGGGCATGGTTCCCGGGATGACCCATTTTTCGGTGGGGGAGGAAGCTGCCAACGTGGGAGCTATTGCGGCCCTGACGGAGGGTGATCTGATTACTTCAAATCATCGCGGACATGGACAGGCCATCGCCATGGAGATAGACCTGAACGAGATGATGGCAGAAATTATGGGCAAGGCTACAGGTACCTGCAAAGGTAAAGGTGGTTCGATGCATATTGCTGACTTGGACAAGGGGAATCTGGGAGCCAACGGAATCGTGGGTGGCGGAATGGGCATGGCGATTGGCGCGGCCCTTACACAACAGATGAAGAAGACCGGAAAGATCGTGATGTGCTGTTTCGGTGACGGCGCCGTGAACGAAGGCACTTTCCACGAAACAATGAATATGGCTTCTATCTGGAAGTTGCCGGTAATCTTCTATTCCATCAATAACTTCTATGGGATCAGTACCCCGATCTCGAGTGTAATCAACGTCGATTACAATTATCAGCGCGCTTCTGCCTACGGCGTACCTGGTCATTTTATCGAAGATGGGAACGACCTGATGGCTGTCTATAACAAATTTGTTGAGTTGGTGGATTATGTACGTAATGGAAACGGACCGGTTCTGGTTGAATCACTTACCTATCGCTGGTACGGACACTCTACCTCCGATCCAGGTAAATACCGTACCAAACAGGAAGTTGACGAGTGGAAGAAAAAGGATCCGATACTGAAACAGAAGAGGTATCTGATCGATAACAACCTGGCAACCGAAGAGGAACTCAACGAGATCGACCGCAAATCGCTTGAGTCGGTTGAGGCTTCAGTGAAATTTGCGCTGGAGAGCCCTGAACCAACCCTGGAATCGGCATTTGAAGATATTTTTGCAGATTAATTAAAGGCAGCGGGCAACTGCCGTGGTATCATACCAGACCTCGTGTTGCCGACACAAAGCCCGGTGCAAATCCTATTACAAACAGAAAACATACAATACAACATACAATGAGTAGCGAAACAAAAGTAATGTCTGTAAGAGACGCCATTATTTTGGCAATGTCCGAAGAGATGCGACGAGACGAAAACGTGTTTCTTATGGGCGAAGACGTGGGTATTTTCGGTGGCGATTTTGGAACATCGGTTGGAATGCTTGAGGAGTTCGGCAAGGAGCGTGTTCGCGACACACCGATCTCTGAAAATGCTATCTCCGGTTGCGCCATCGGTGCAGCGATGACGGGCCTGCGACCTATCGTTGACGTGACTTTTATGGACTTTATTGTTTATATGATGGACAATATAGTGAATCAGGCGGCTAAAGCCCGATATATGTTTGGCGGAAAAGGACAGGTTCCTGTCGTGTTCCGCTGTGCGGCAGGATCGGGTGTGGGCGCCGCTGCGCAGCACTCGCAGTCGCTCGAGGCCTGGTTTACTCATATTCCGGGGCTAAAGGTTGTTGCTCCGGGTACACCTGCCGATGTTAAGGGAATACTTAAATCCGCTATCAGGGACAATAACACTGTTATTTTCCTTGAGTATAAAGCGCAATTCAACATGAAAGGAGAAGTACCTCTCGACCCGGAATTTACCATTCCGTTGGGTAAGGCTGACCTTAAACGGGAGGGAAAAGACGTAACTGTTGTTACGTATGGAAGAATGCTCGAACGCGTATTGCAGGCAGCCGATGAAGTGCTGGAGGCTGAAGGCGTAAGCGTTGAAGTGGTTGATTTGAGAACATTGATGCCACTTGACAAAGAGGCCATTCTTAATTCGGTGAAGAAAACCGGTCGCGTGCTGCTCGTCAACGATGCACACAAGACCGGTGGATTCATCGGTGAAATTGCCGCCATGATTGCTGAAAGCGATGCCTTTGACTTTCTGGACAACCGCATTCTGCGATTGGCGGCAGAAGACGTTCCTGTTCCTTACAACGCTAAACTCGAAGCAGCTATGCTGCCCAGTGTTGAAAGGATTAAAAAATACATCCTCAAATTGGTTAATAAAAGGTAGTTCGGCGTTGCGTTTCGAATTGCCAACGAACTACTGCTTAAGTTTATGGAAGAAAGACAATTAGTAAGGGCAACCCCTGCGGCGAGATTGCTGGCCAGACGGATGAATGTGTTGCTGACGAATGTGACCGGGACAGGTTACAAGGGACGGATTCATAAAGAGGATGTTGCCGGATGGAATTTCCAGGGCAAGACTCATGTTTCGCCGCTTGCACGTAGAATTGCCGAGGAACACAACATCGACCTGAAGGGTGTCAGGGGCACCGGACACAACGGTAAAATCATGAAGGATGATGTGCTGTTACTGATCTCCGATCCCGTACTGAAAGCACGGCTTACGCGTGATTCTTTTGCCGAGGCTACGGCAGCGCCGAAAATCCAGACTGGAATCAGCAAGCAGCT of the Petrimonas mucosa genome contains:
- a CDS encoding YiiX/YebB-like N1pC/P60 family cysteine hydrolase — its product is MLSTRSIILFFCSLALLSHSCNTSSNFSELKEGDLLFVVGKSQSEQTKAIKGSTSKKGDIPYSHVGIVRFVEKDVYVIEATPSGGVIQTLLYEFMQKAEKVEGKPLIAVGRLKPEYQYLVPRAVERAANQLGRPYDYAFDEENDDYYCSELVRFSYLDSLENPIFPPIAMTFKNRETGETEAYWKRHFAGLQLEIPEGKPGTNPADLSKSPAIDIVHRYY
- a CDS encoding thiamine pyrophosphate-dependent dehydrogenase E1 component subunit alpha is translated as MAKTKKSTAKQEIPKEKLLHMYKLMCDIRNFDEKVNYMVKRGMVPGMTHFSVGEEAANVGAIAALTEGDLITSNHRGHGQAIAMEIDLNEMMAEIMGKATGTCKGKGGSMHIADLDKGNLGANGIVGGGMGMAIGAALTQQMKKTGKIVMCCFGDGAVNEGTFHETMNMASIWKLPVIFYSINNFYGISTPISSVINVDYNYQRASAYGVPGHFIEDGNDLMAVYNKFVELVDYVRNGNGPVLVESLTYRWYGHSTSDPGKYRTKQEVDEWKKKDPILKQKRYLIDNNLATEEELNEIDRKSLESVEASVKFALESPEPTLESAFEDIFAD
- a CDS encoding alpha-ketoacid dehydrogenase subunit beta, producing MSSETKVMSVRDAIILAMSEEMRRDENVFLMGEDVGIFGGDFGTSVGMLEEFGKERVRDTPISENAISGCAIGAAMTGLRPIVDVTFMDFIVYMMDNIVNQAAKARYMFGGKGQVPVVFRCAAGSGVGAAAQHSQSLEAWFTHIPGLKVVAPGTPADVKGILKSAIRDNNTVIFLEYKAQFNMKGEVPLDPEFTIPLGKADLKREGKDVTVVTYGRMLERVLQAADEVLEAEGVSVEVVDLRTLMPLDKEAILNSVKKTGRVLLVNDAHKTGGFIGEIAAMIAESDAFDFLDNRILRLAAEDVPVPYNAKLEAAMLPSVERIKKYILKLVNKR